The DNA segment GCCGAAATAGAGCCACTGCACGGCCTCGCGGGCGTTCCGCGCAGGACGGGAGATGTCGAAGCCGTAGGCGGCGGCCATCTCCCTCATCTGTTCGAGGGCGCGGATCTGTTCGCTCAGCTCTTCGCGCTGGCGGATCACGCCGTCGGTCATGATGCCGCAGCCGCAGTTGGCGAAGTCGGCCTTTTTCTTTTCGATCAGGAAATCGACGCCGTAGAGCGCCACGCGGCGATAGTCGCCGACGATGCGGCCGCGCCCGTAAGTGTCGGGCAGGCCGGTGATGATCTTGTTGCGGCGGGCGGCGATCATCTCCGGCGTGTAGGCGTCGAACACGCCCTGATTGTGGGTCTTGCGGTATTCGGTGAAGATTTTGTGCAGCTCGGGATTGGGCGTGTAGCCGTAAGTCGTGCAGGCCTCCTCGGCCATCTTGATGCCGCCGTAGGGCATGAAAGCGCGCTTGAGCGGCTTGTCGGTCTGCAGCCCGACGATCTTCTCGAGCGCTTTGTCGGCCTCGCCGATGTAGGCTGGCCCGTAGGCCGTGATCGACGAGACGGTCTCGGTCTCCATGTCGAGCACGCCGCCTTTGGCGCGCTCCTCCTTTTGCAGTTTCTGCACGTCGTCCCACAGCTTGGCGGTGGCGGCGCTGGGTCCGGCCAAAAAGGCGGCGTCGCCGTCGTAGGGGCTGTAATTGCGCTGGATGAAATCGCGGACGTTGACGTCGTCGCGCCAATGCGCTCCGGTGAAGCCTCTCCATTCTTCCCTCATGTTCATGCTCCCTTTCTTTGAAGCGGCCGCGGCGGCCGCGTTAAAATTTCTTTACGGAAGACGCGCGGTTTTCTCCCGCTCGCCGTGCCAGCAGTGTGCCGCCTTTTTCGCGGCGACTCCCTGATTGTGATCGCGTTTGATCGTTTCGAACGGGATCGGGCGGCCGGGGCTCTTTTGGCCGCGCAGGACGGCCTCGGCGTTGGCGACCCGGTCGGGCGCCGGCGGCAGGACGCCGGACAGCGTATACGGCAGCCCCCTCTGCTTCCACTTGTACTCGCCGAAGGCGTGGTAGGGCAGCACTTCGATCTTTTCGACGTTGGCCAGCGTTTCGATGAAGGCCCGCATGCGGAACAGCGCGCCGTCGTCGTCGGTGACGCCGGGGACGAGCACGTGCCGGAGCCACACGGGCTTGCCGATCCCCGACAGCCAGCGGAGACAGTCGAGGATGTTCTCGTTGCCGCAGGCGGTCAGTTTTTTGTGCGGTCCGGGGTCGATGTGCTTGATGTCGACCATGAGCAGGTCGGTGTATTCCATCAGCTCGGCAATGGTCCCGAAAAACGGCTCTTCGCGC comes from the Pyramidobacter piscolens W5455 genome and includes:
- the pflA gene encoding pyruvate formate-lyase-activating protein gives rise to the protein MLQGRIHSTESFGSVDGPGVRFVIFFKGCAMRCRYCHNPDTWGCRGGELKTAAELLDRAERYRSYWGKEGGITVSGGEPLLQIDFLLELFREAKKRVIDTAAQPFTREEPFFGTIAELMEYTDLLMVDIKHIDPGPHKKLTACGNENILDCLRWLSGIGKPVWLRHVLVPGVTDDDGALFRMRAFIETLANVEKIEVLPYHAFGEYKWKQRGLPYTLSGVLPPAPDRVANAEAVLRGQKSPGRPIPFETIKRDHNQGVAAKKAAHCWHGEREKTARLP